In Vibrio sp. FE10, the following are encoded in one genomic region:
- the tsaD gene encoding tRNA (adenosine(37)-N6)-threonylcarbamoyltransferase complex transferase subunit TsaD, which translates to MRIIGIETSCDETGIAIYDDEQGLLSHQLYSQVKLHADYGGVVPELASRDHVKKTIPLIKAALAEANLTSKDIDGVAYTAGPGLVGALLVGATIGRSIAYAWGVPAVPVHHMEGHLLAPMLEDNPPPFPFVALLVSGGHTMMVEVKGIGEYRILGESIDDAAGEAFDKTAKLMGLDYPGGPLLSRLAEKGTPGRFKFPRPMTDRPGLDMSFSGLKTFAANTIRANDNDDQTRADIAYAFQEAVCATLVIKCKRALAETGMKRIVIAGGVSANKQLRIELEALAKKIGGEVYYPRTEFCTDNGAMIAYAGMQRLKNGETADLSVHATPRWPIDQLEPIA; encoded by the coding sequence ATGCGCATTATTGGTATTGAAACCTCTTGTGATGAGACAGGAATTGCGATTTATGATGATGAGCAAGGCCTGCTTTCTCATCAATTATACAGTCAAGTTAAGCTGCACGCCGATTATGGTGGTGTGGTTCCTGAGTTGGCATCGCGTGACCACGTAAAAAAGACCATCCCACTGATTAAAGCGGCATTGGCTGAAGCGAATCTCACGTCAAAAGACATTGATGGTGTGGCTTACACTGCGGGACCTGGTTTAGTTGGTGCTCTACTGGTTGGTGCAACCATTGGTCGCAGTATCGCTTATGCTTGGGGTGTGCCAGCTGTACCTGTTCACCACATGGAAGGTCACCTTCTTGCTCCTATGTTAGAAGATAACCCGCCACCATTCCCATTTGTAGCTCTGCTAGTTTCTGGCGGACATACCATGATGGTAGAAGTGAAGGGCATCGGCGAGTATCGAATTCTTGGTGAATCGATTGATGATGCTGCAGGTGAAGCATTTGATAAAACCGCGAAGTTGATGGGCTTAGATTACCCAGGTGGTCCATTGCTGTCTCGTTTAGCAGAAAAAGGCACACCAGGTCGTTTTAAGTTCCCGCGTCCAATGACCGATCGCCCGGGACTCGATATGAGCTTTTCTGGTCTAAAGACATTTGCTGCGAACACCATTCGTGCGAATGACAACGACGATCAGACGCGTGCTGATATCGCTTACGCTTTCCAAGAGGCCGTTTGTGCGACCTTGGTAATTAAATGTAAGCGTGCCTTGGCGGAAACGGGCATGAAACGTATAGTGATTGCTGGTGGCGTAAGTGCCAACAAACAGCTACGTATTGAGCTTGAAGCGTTGGCGAAGAAAATTGGTGGTGAGGTTTATTACCCACGAACTGAGTTCTGTACTGATAACGGTGCGATGATTGCTTATGCGGGTATGCAACGCCTTAAAAATGGTGAAACGGCTGATTTGTCTGTTCATGCCACGCCGCGTTGGCCAATTGACCAACTAGAGCCAATTGCTTAA
- the plsY gene encoding glycerol-3-phosphate 1-O-acyltransferase PlsY, whose protein sequence is MTPLALIMIIAAYLLGSISSAVLICRVLRLPDPRTVGSNNPGATNVLRVGGKGAAAAVLLCDMLKGTIPVWLGYYLKIDPIILGVVAIAACLGHMYPIFFHFKGGKGVATALGAIAPIGFDLTGMIMATWLVVAFLFRYSSLAALVTVLLAPFYAWLVKPQYTLPVAMLCCLIVLRHHQNIRRLLDGSEPKLGQKKSA, encoded by the coding sequence TGACCCCTTTGGCTCTCATCATGATCATTGCTGCCTATTTACTAGGTTCAATCTCGAGTGCGGTCTTGATATGCCGAGTTTTAAGACTCCCTGATCCTCGAACGGTAGGTTCTAACAACCCTGGAGCAACCAATGTTCTGCGTGTTGGCGGTAAAGGCGCAGCTGCTGCCGTCCTTTTGTGTGACATGCTTAAAGGTACCATTCCAGTCTGGCTTGGCTACTACCTCAAAATCGACCCGATCATTTTAGGTGTTGTCGCGATAGCGGCGTGTCTTGGTCATATGTATCCAATCTTCTTCCACTTCAAAGGTGGTAAAGGCGTCGCAACCGCACTCGGAGCCATCGCCCCAATTGGATTCGATTTAACAGGCATGATCATGGCGACTTGGTTAGTGGTCGCGTTTTTGTTTCGCTACTCTTCATTGGCGGCACTGGTCACCGTCTTACTTGCGCCTTTCTACGCTTGGTTAGTCAAACCACAATATACGCTGCCAGTGGCCATGCTGTGTTGCTTGATTGTGTTGCGTCACCATCAGAATATCCGCCGCCTTCTCGATGGCAGCGAGCCAAAACTCGGACAAAAAAAATCGGCTTAA
- a CDS encoding alpha/beta fold hydrolase, whose protein sequence is MNKFTVDNQSMTYLDEGQGPVVVFGHSYLWDSAMWQPQVEALKAQYRCIVPELWSHGESQAAPNSMHNLKDYAQHILDLLDHLEIEEFSVVGLSVGGMWGTELAELAPARIQSLVLMDTFVGLEPEVAHAKYFSMLDTITQTKMVPQPIVEAVVPLFFANDAHTNSPALVESFTQHLSELQGDTAEEVARIGRMVFGRRDMIEVVENFALPVLIAVGQEDKPRPALESYLMHDCITGSELVVIPGAGHISSLEQPEFVNTMLKTFLDKHLL, encoded by the coding sequence ATGAATAAGTTCACTGTAGATAACCAGTCGATGACGTACCTAGATGAAGGTCAAGGCCCTGTTGTTGTATTTGGCCACAGCTATCTTTGGGATAGTGCAATGTGGCAGCCACAGGTCGAGGCTCTAAAAGCTCAGTATCGCTGTATTGTTCCAGAGCTTTGGTCTCATGGTGAATCACAAGCCGCGCCGAACTCGATGCATAACCTGAAAGATTACGCTCAACACATTTTGGATCTCCTTGATCATTTAGAAATCGAAGAGTTTTCCGTTGTCGGCTTATCGGTGGGCGGTATGTGGGGAACAGAACTAGCGGAGTTAGCGCCTGCGCGAATCCAGTCTTTGGTGCTTATGGATACCTTTGTTGGTTTAGAGCCAGAAGTTGCCCATGCTAAATACTTCAGCATGTTAGACACCATTACTCAAACAAAAATGGTTCCTCAACCGATTGTTGAAGCCGTGGTTCCACTATTCTTCGCCAATGACGCTCACACAAACTCACCAGCTTTGGTTGAGAGCTTTACTCAGCATTTGTCTGAACTTCAGGGTGATACAGCGGAAGAAGTCGCGCGAATCGGTCGAATGGTATTTGGGCGTCGCGATATGATTGAAGTGGTAGAGAACTTTGCACTGCCAGTTTTGATTGCTGTAGGGCAAGAGGATAAGCCACGTCCGGCACTTGAATCATACCTAATGCATGATTGCATTACGGGCAGTGAGTTAGTGGTGATTCCAGGTGCTGGTCATATTAGCTCGCTTGAGCAACCAGAGTTTGTGAACACAATGCTGAAGACGTTTTTAGATAAACATCTGCTGTAA